One window of Cydia pomonella isolate Wapato2018A chromosome 7, ilCydPomo1, whole genome shotgun sequence genomic DNA carries:
- the LOC133519610 gene encoding uncharacterized protein LOC133519610 isoform X2, which yields MSDAPIKLSKYTYLSTKPSNINQGPSCSMFLVELSKKLAQKKKEEQEAPINIVGSILSSLAKALPVAVCKGSPVRNQSPVKIETLQSIAPELQLNDVLELVSKEAENTEVPKEVKKKFKMPKMPVITSDVFKQKILVPTEDVAVNTSSNHDMASSLAKYVDTLKKISLIAEEFNQKTAKNLKEIVDSVQEDLQGKLEELVHEQKVAKKVDQPMQVVQEDIEQAGTS from the exons GTCCATCATGTTCGATGTTTCTTGTCGAACTATCCAAAAAATTAGCccagaagaagaaagaagagcAGGAAGCTCCTATAAATATCGTGG gtaGTATTCTTAGCAGTTTAGCCAAGGCATTGCCAGTCGCTGTCTGCAAAGGCTCACCAGTCAGAAACCAATCTCCAGTTAAAATTGAGACTTTGCAATCAATCGCCCCAGAACTTCAACTGAACGATGTCTTAGAATTAGTATCCAAAGAAGCAGAGAACACCGAAGTACCAAAAGAAGTCAAGAAAAAGTTCAAGATGCCAAAAATGCCCGTGATAACCAGTGATGTGTTTAAGCAGAAAATTCTTGTACCAACTGAAGACGTGGCTGTTAATACCAGTAGTAACCATGATATGGCCTCCAGTTTAGCAAAATACGTTGACACTTTGAAGAAGATATCACTTATTGCTGAGGAGTTTAATCAAAAGACAG CTAAAAACCTAAAAGAAATCGTAGACAGTGTACAAGAAGATCTACAAGGGAAGCTAGAAGAACTAGTGCACGAGCAAAAAGTCGCTAAAAAAGTAGACCAACCCATGCAGGTCGTACAAGAAGATATTGAGCAAGCAGGAACCTCTTAA